The window aagatatatcatgtctattgCTTCCCACCTGTCCACTAgcccagtaaccctgtcaaagaagaaaattaaattgatttggcatgatttgttcttgacaaatctatgctggccaTTCCTTCTAGCCATACTATCCTCCAGGTATCTGCAGATTGATTGTTTATTGATTTCTTCCAgtgtctttccaggtattgaagttaggatGACCAGTCTATAAtttcccaggtcctctttgttcccctttctaAAGGCAGGCACTgtctttgcccttttccagtcttctgggacttcacctgtcctccaggagttctcaaagataatggctaatggttctgagattgcttcagttagTTCTTTAAATAACCTAGGACGAATtttcatcaggtcctgccaacttgaatacatctaacttatgtaaatattttactggttctttccctattttgacttgcattccttcccctttgttgttaatattaattgtgttgagtatctgatctccattaacctttttagtgaagactgaaacaaaatagaCATTAAACCCCTccctttcttgatgtcatcagttattagctcttctCTCCATTCTCCATGTTTACTCTCAAATACTTGAAAATGGACCATACTTGTCTTCCTATGGAGCAATGCTGCTGCCCAGAAGTAATcccctttcttttctctcctAGGCACCGATCACTTCAAATTCACCTGTGAACCCTGTAAAACTGGAACCTATTCTGACACTCTGAACAGCTGTTGTAGGCCTTGGACTAAGTACGTATTTATGGATAGACCTcttctttggcaatgttcatgaTACACACCTcaagtggctaattttaaatttttgtaaAAAATTAAAGCCACAGCAATTAATTATCCAAAAGTCTGCTGGGTTACTATTACAGGTGTTTTTGCTTGGCAGGATATCACATGAATCTTTTCTTTGGTTTCGTACCCAACAAATCTTAAAGTGAAACTCGGtgaaaccaaaaaaaccccacgtTTTCCACCTACTTTCAGGTCAAAGCCACAAATTGACACAAGCGTGGATACAGTTTGAAACTGGGTCTGGGTGGGATTGAATCTTAACCAGCTTCTCAGCAGAACTGGTCCAGTGTATCCCGCGGGGGCAGCCATAATTTGGCCAGCTGTGCTCTAAACGAATAAAAAATAGAGGAAAGAGAGACAGGCGGTgtgggagagaaggaggaagcgGGGgacagaaacagagagagatgtTCTTAACGATGCTTTCCCTTTTTCTTAGCTGTGAGAGTTCTGGATTACGAACAATCAGGCCAGGAAATCGTACCAATAACGTGGAATGTGGCATTTTTGGAGATCTGACCCCAGTTCAGCAGCAAGGTACGTCCTGGATGGCAGATCATTTGCTTCAGACTCTTCCTTTCCTCAAGGCATTTCAGATTCCAGGCAAAGGCACACTCCTGGGTTTGTGCCATCATGGTTGCTTGGCATGGAAGAAATAACCCTTGAGTTCCCTGCGGTATTTATGAAGCAGCATGAATTGCTGAGAAGCGCAGATTTGAACATCATGAAAcattactactactaataaaaccCATCAAAGGGTCAGGAGGAGAAATGTAGGGGTGGTAATAGAACTGTTCCTTAGCAAACAGATTATCAGAGTTTTCCATCCGGCATCTGCTGCTCTTTACCAGGGCTCTCTCAAGAGACACAATTTAGCCGTTAATCACCCACATTCAAATTTCCTTCTGTCTCTGACTCCCCCACCATGTGCCAGTTGGTGTCACTCACCATGTGCCACTCACTCAGGTGTCAATTAGCAGCAGAACCTGGAAACTCAAGTTActgatggaaaaaaatattgggCTCCATCCTGACAGGTACCAAGCATCTCTGATGGGGCTCAGAGATCATTGGAGTTGAGGGAATTCAGCAGCCTCAGGCCCTTTGTAGGCAGATATCTTTATTTCTACTGGGCCAGGTCACTGGAGCTGCAGTAAGGGTAAACATTTGGTCCATTGCGTTTTATGTTGCTTCAGGGAAACCCTGGGCTGGGTTTGACTTGCACCATGTgacactccattgaagtcaaaggtaaATGGATGAAAAGATAGTGCCGTAGACATACTAGGTCCTCATTACAACACAGAGAGAGGTGGATTCTCGTGTTTAAGCAATGCAGAGATCGTGCATGCTATCCCTGTTTAAGCAATGCAGACATCGTGCATGCTATCCCTGTTTAAGCAATGCAGACATCGTGCATGCTATCCCTGTTTAAGCAATGCAGACATCGTGCATGCTATCCCTGTTTAAGCAATGCAGACATCGTGCATGCTATCCCTGTTTAAGCAATGCAGACATCGTGCATGCAATCCACAAACAATGATCTCCTGCACACATGTTCCCAGGCCAGTTCTGACCTTTGTGATTAATAACCTGGACTATGGTTTTCCCTTTCCTAGTTTCACAGTTCCCCGTCTGACTCAGGCATGGATTAACGCACTTCTCCCTCATTTCCTTGGAAGCATTGGCTTCACTGTAGCATAGGGCTGGGCTGTGGTCAGGTTATCTATGGTCATGTATTTCATTTCATCCCCCCTCCTCATCAGATTCGAAGTATACCACCATCCTGGCGATATTGACTGCAATGGGCGTTTTCATTCTCATCCTGATGACTTTCTTCCTGCACCTTTGCTTATGGACACTGAAGAAAGAGAAAGTGCACATCGTTGAAGGTCAGTGCATCTGTATGGACTATTCCATGGTAACTGAAGGGAGGAAGGCATGGGTCAGTGGTTAAGGCCCTGCGGACTTGGTAGACTTgggtcagttccctgctccaccattgacttcttatgtgaccttgggtaagccacttagggtttgtctacgctgcaatcagaggtgtgattgcagcttagGTCGGCACACTCACGCTATCCTTAATCTAGCTAGCAAGGCTTAAAATAGCAGTCGAGAGGTGGCAGTCCAGGCTTCAGCGCGAACTGTGCAAACCCACTTGGGACAGTGGATATGTACTCATATTGCTAGCTCGTGCTGTCGAGTCTTCGTTGCTAGGACAGAGAGCTGCATGGGGACCATGTAGCTGCAGATGTGATGTGTATCACAAAGCAGACACTCTGAATGTATAGGCACCGTTTCCCAGTTTGCTTACACAGCAGCAACCAGCCAGGGAGGGCTGGTTTTGTGTGTCTATGCTGCGTGCACAAGTATTTGTGGCCTGCAGGGGGTGCGAGTGTGCGAGGAATGGACAAGCAAAGATTATACTGCCCGCTCTTCTAAAAGTATAATGTAGTTCAGAATCTTGAGCCGTAGTTGGGCTTCATCTATAACAGGCCCCTCCTAACACCGAGGGTCAGATTTTCATTTGCACTAAGGCACTTGACAGTGCTGTagcagtgcaaaggggccttaaggtatgtctacactgcgaaaaAAGCCCcttggcagcaagtctcagagcccaggtccacTGACTCGGGCTCGTGGGACTCACGCCGCGGGGCTAACCATAGCAGTGTGgagtttgggcttgggctggacgCTGGGCTCCAAAACCCGGGGTTGGGGCAGCGAGTCAGAGCCCGAACGTACACACTGCTCTTTTtcgcccaggctctgagactcgctgcagtgtagacgcactTTTGGCGTCAATGAGAATCTGTCCCAGTGTTATGGACAAAGATCCAGTCATGTCCTTTCAGGCTCATGATCCATCCACTTGAAGGCAGAACTGAGGCAATCCCTGGCTGAGGGTCTATCATGGAGGTCCCCCCCTAAGCATCCTACTTTCTGGCAGACACTCCAAAACAGGAGGTACTAGCCATTGTGTTGAGGTGTATAGTGCACAGTATATGTTTTCCACGTGGGTTGCAGCACTTGAGATATTTGTGGGCCTCACCTGGACTCATTCCAAGTTCTGAGGCGATACGATACCCTAACATCTCCGGGTAGACAGCAAGAGTGGGCTCATTCATCGCCGTATATGGTGCACCTGTCAGACACTCGTGAaacgctgcttccccagggcacaGCATTGTTCCTTACAACCGCAAATCTAACGTCTGCTCATTCCCTTGGTGTGCTCCCTACAGAGCCTGACCATCCCAGCTCTCTGCTGCCGCCTGTGTGCCACCTGGTCGAAGATACTTACAGCTGCCAGTTCCCAGAGGAAGAACATGGAGGCAAAACTGCTGAAGGAAAACTCTCTTATTGCCCTTTTGTGGGGTCACACTGAAGTTGCAGATGGAGTGCAagctgctgccagaggagcagggctgggcttgtCTTTTCAAACGTAGAGTGGAGGAGGGGCAAAGGTGCAATTTTAAACATAGCAGCAAGAAGTGGGCTTTTGTAACAAGGTTTGTGTTAGAAATTGAGGAACAACTAACTCAAGCTGACATTTAGTGCAGCCAGAATCCTAGCTGCATGTTCCTCCTTTTCTGAGTCCAGCCCTTCTGAACTCAGTCTGGGACTAGAATAACCAGATCTGATTTTCCCCTGAGCATCACATGCTCCTGACCCTGAGGTACCTCCCTTACGGCGTGGCATTTCCGTGGAGTGTCAGGGTCTCTCCATGAGGCCCTACTGTTGCCTCTCTCCTGGCCATGTGAGTATGTCCATGGGGAACTCAACTGTAGTTTTCATCAGTTGTTTTGCCAAGGTGGCGCATGTGTCTCCTGGGCATATatgaagagagtgtgtgtgtgggggggaaagtgtGGCTAAAGGACCATATACAATATGCAAGTCTGCAGTCAACCATATTGCATTCTACTTGCCCCCCATTGCCTTCTGTTTGTAGGTGAAAAAGGGGAGCGCTCTCTGAATCTGTGAAATAGTTTTGCTCTCAGGTGGAAACAGGATTTCCTTGACGCTTTTGCTGATGGTGCAAATCTCAGTGCACAGCTCTTGTCCCTATATAGTTTCCAGTCTGAGGCTACGTCACTTAACGCGTCTGTGAGCCCTGCTCTGGAGACAATCAAAGGCCCTTGTGTGGGTTTGCAGAGATTCTTGCAGCAGATCAAGAGCCTTGGCTTAGCGATAGGAGAACATGGGGGAGTTTTGGGTTTCACGACACCTCAGAGAACATTTACACGGAGAATTTTTGCGCCGGGAGCCATTTTTGTTTGAGGAATagtcaattaaaaatacaaacaatCAGCAACCCAACCTGAGGCCTATTTACAAACCATAAAGAATCTGCTTTGTAAATAATCCCCACCCAGCTTCTAAACAAAACAAAGGCTACGACTCACATTTTTGGGCAGGGCTGAGGGAAAATCGTGCCCCCAAGTTctagctcctcagctggtataaattggcgaAGTGCAATGGACGTGACCAGCAACTTCAGTAGGGCTATGCTGATGTACCACCACGGGTAGAATGAATCCCTTCTGCCTTAATTTAAAAGGCTAACTCCTCAAATTGGCCTGGCTAGCTCAGTTGGGAGAGcatcagacttttaatctgagggtccggggttcaagtccctggtcagGCACAGAGAGTCCATTCTCCTGTGGGATCTCCCAAGAACTTCAAAAGGCACATCCTCCTTCatgttagggggagggatagctcagtggtttaagcattggtctgttaaacccttgagggggccatttggggattggccctgttttgagcagggggttcgactagatgatctcctgaggtcccttccaactctggtaTTCTGATTCATCTTTGGGGTCAATCTCCTTCAACGGAGCTACTTTGCATCAAAGGATGTGGCCTTTTGGCTAAGACTCAGTGTCTTTCTTTGACGCCATCTGACTGCTATGTagtttcccagctctgtcctccccCCCGTTCCAGGAAAGACTGATAACTTTGGAGAGAAATCTCTTGATGACTAAAAGCTCCCTGAGCCAGGATGAGGTTTTGAGTCAGAGTTCATATAAAGAACATGCAAATACCACCTACCTCAAACCAGGACGTCAATTTCCTCCTCTGATTTCTGGCGAGATAATGAAGTGACGCCTATAAGTTAAGGCAAGCACTGGAAATATTAATGCATGGTGAATAGAAATTGCGATTTTCTATTAAATGATGATAAACTATGTTATCCTCAGCTGTACAGACATGTAAAAAGAATGTAATGCAGTCCCATTGATAAGGCCTGCTCAACAGAGGAATCTCATCAGCTCGGAAGTATTTTGAAAGCAATTCGGTATGTCTCTACAATTCCTGATTGCACATTCTATAATCATGTGGGCTGACTGTTGGATTCCTCACACTGACATGTTCCCGTAATTTCAGGGTGTCACCCTCGTACGGCCAGAGCAGGGTTCCGTGGGGATTTATTGTTCTGACATTGTTTTGCTTGCTTCTTTTGTGTGTATTACCGAATGTTCTGATTTTGGTGCAGTAACTGTAAGGGTGAGATCAGGTGGGAAAGATTGTGAGTTATAGCACAGGATGAGAAGTCTGGACTCCTAATGTTGCCACTGTCTTGGTatctggccttgggcaagtcacttaacctgtttgtgtctcagtttccctatctgtagtAGAGGCATTGTGTCACATAACGGGTGTTTGTAAAGCCTTTGATGCTTCTCTAATGCCTTTCAGCCAAAGATTTCAAAGTATAATTCTTACTCGGGAAAAGCAATATTTACTCCTGTGTCCTCCACCCACCACCTTGTGAAATTTGACCAGTTCCCCATTAATTCTCCAACATTCACTATGACTCTCACGGGTGCGGCTAAATCACATCAGCCAAATGATAAAAATGAGGAAGAGAACGGGGTTTGTTCTGCTCCAGTGTGGAATGTACAGATCCACCGCCGGGGTGAACGGGAGGACCCAGAGGGAACGGACCCCCAAAGGATGGCTTTGTCTTTGTCAGAGGTCAGAGCGTTTATGTTCTGGTGCACTTATGCTGCTTTGCGCTATCCCAGGGGTTCCCTTGCTCCTGTTAAAGTGAATGTCCTCCTTGTTCCAACTTGCCAGCTAAGCAAAGGCTGTTGCTGCCGCCCCAGGCGTGAGTGTTTGGAAGCTGTCATTCTGTGCATTGCTTTAGACAGCCATTTTGTTTACgatgtatgttttaaaaaaaaaatcttcttgtgACCTTTTGTAAAGGCAAAATAAACATTAGATCTGACTCGTATATCAATGGAGCTGATCCGAATTGAGCCGAGATTCAgaacaattgggggggggggttgggtggctgttttctgtttgtttttcaattCTCTTCTTTTGGCGGATTTCTCTCCCTGCCTTTGACTGGACTGAGGCAGTTCTCTCCACTCAGCTCTTCCATAGACACCTGGCTCTTACCCTTGCACACCCCTGCTATTCCACTCCTGTgcccagggccggattaaccatTAGGCTAATAAGGCTATCGCTTTAGGCCCTCCTATTTTTAGGCCCTACTGGTCGGGCAGGGGGCACGGCTGGGTGAGGGTGGTGGAGCTTGCTCACGCAGCCCTGCTGGAGCGCTCCTGCCAGCAGGAAAGGCAAAGCAGCCCCCCTGGCTTGGCAGGAGCTCAGCCAGCAGCCTGCTGCGTCCCCCCGCGCTGCAGGAACACGTTGCCGGGGATCTGGTTAACACTGGTGACCGGATGCTAAAAATCCAGTTACCACGGGAACCCGTGCTAGCCGTGGGTGTAGTTTGAGcaggcattgcccccccccccatttctccaGAGCTCTTCTTAgctgtcggggtgggggggaaacaagctccctctgtccctctcctctgctgaggctGGCTGGCAGCTCCAGGACGCTGGGTCCTAGTGCTCGTCATCATCATCTTCCATGTGTGCTGGGTCCTGCTTCTGGACAACTGGTGAGTGGCGGGAGGATGCGGCAGTACCACAGCGGTAGGGTGGGAAGTTTGCACAGAACCTGCCCATGCTCTATCCAGGTCCAGCCAGAACTGCTGCCCCTCCCAGGTATAAGGAACGAATTCCCACCCATTTGTAGGAAAACCAAACCATCCCATTCTGGATCCCAGTCCTTTAACTTTTACAGAACCTTCCATCGAGGGGCTTCAGTTTTATGATGCACTGGGTTCAATACTGTATTGAACTGTactaaaaatcaaagaaatccaatttttttctttGGTGTGTTTTTCTGTACTGGGATGCACAGGTCAGCAAGTTCTTCCCTTATGCTCAGCCCAGTTCCACAGGCCAACGTATCTCTGTACTTTTAAGGGGTTACAAAAGCACTGGAGGAAGCTCAACATACAATGTTGTaggtttctccctcccctctcccgcaaggattctaaatcCACTTCTTAGGAGGCTATGATAGAAAGACTGGCTGAATAGGCTAAAGGCaggttctgtccatttgctggttCTCTAGCAGTTCAATCCATCATAAAAATACctcacatttgatttcttttgagtttcattccaaaaattTAAAGCTAAATAAACCTGAAGTTAGTCCTCATTTTTCTGCCCCAACTCAAACTAACTTCTTTCCCAAGTGGAAAATGTTGGGTAAGCCTGGAATGTGATTCGAGACGGGAATGAGAACACAGGCCAATTCCTGCTGACAATTATACCTGGTAGccttattgacttcagggagaacAGGTTTTTGCACAAGACTAGATTTTGGTCCCTTCTGTTTTTTCACACCTGGGATAGGCAGAATCTCATTCACTTTCCTCCCTTAACCTCTGAGCACTTTAAGGGGAAAAGATTAAGCAAGGTCTGCTTGGTTTACACAGGCAAACGAAACAGGAAGCTCTCCCTTCATTCTACACCAGCCTGAAACGAAAAATAGACCTGATGTAACAAGGGTGTCATTACAGCAGTCTTGGTTGGACTGTTCTTTTGAAAGATCCTTGGTTCTTGAATGGTTCTTTTAAGATGCTGATTTTCAATGAAGTCTTTTTGTTCAGCGGGGCAGAGAACACAACAGGGAATAGCTCTGTTTTGCCAACTCCTAGTCATTTAAAAGCTGAAAGGCTTTAGATTAAGTttgtttaatgtttgtacagtgattcTGAGGAGCTAACTTGGTacagaagtgctaaatattatgacTGGGCAACCATCAAAAGATCTGTGTCACTTCTAGCTGTTACCTTTTTCTTACAgaaagcttaaaacaaacaaatgcaaaccGTAGGGGGCTTGTGCACACAGAACTCATGCTTAAAAAGCCTCGTGTCAGAGCTGCTGATCACACATTCTAGAatagacaatacttagtcctgccataagtacaggggaccagactagatgacctctcgaggtcccttccagtcctatgattctattctatgattctaattgtgGAAGAGCTTGGTGACCGAGTGGCCTGATGTGGTGAATCACTGGAGATTAACTACACAAATTGGGTATCATCCCACAAATAATATTTGGGTTCAATATGAAAACAGTAATTCATTGTCCTCAGCCAGTGCAACACTGGGAGGCAGCTTTCAGAGCAAGACCGCCTAAAATGCAATGCCACCCAGTGTCATTTTCCCACTACTATTTCCTCTACTTCACTGGATTTTACTCCTGAGTGGTTTTCTTTTACATAATAAAAGCTGGCTGCCTCTCAGAGTGAGATAGGGTGTGTGGTGGAGagcggtggttctcaaactttttttttcatggaccacttgaaaattgctgagggtctcggtggaccacttaattATCTTTCCAAacattgtttgtactgttagctagttattgtaaagcattttggataaaagcgctatatatataaaaaaataataattaaaaaaaatgtgttctacgaataaaagcacacaactcatattttaatatcagtcgtcttacctttctaatgcgagggatgtgagaaggaggaggggtcactctcctgccacagcagccacagagctgaggctgggaaggagggctgtttctccccagcagccgcagccctggagctggggaaagtcacctctttggccgccgcagccctgcatgtcccaaattccccccactccctcttctcaccccacttccccctcccacctaccccttaatCCTCCCAAGGCTACCACCTCatcttacatgtgcgtcttctgcatggtccaggcacctaattagtggagccacgcctgcgtggctcca of the Chrysemys picta bellii isolate R12L10 chromosome 21, ASM1138683v2, whole genome shotgun sequence genome contains:
- the TNFRSF18 gene encoding tumor necrosis factor receptor superfamily member 18, which produces MAEQRRLRLPRQGICLVLLMDLWLRVELALATECSNDEFKVVTKEGITNCLKCNSVTRGLSDPCPDILKPTCKCSPGYQCSNLPCTTCSPLPQCEAGTELNKSGTDHFKFTCEPCKTGTYSDTLNSCCRPWTNCESSGLRTIRPGNRTNNVECGIFGDLTPVQQQDSKYTTILAILTAMGVFILILMTFFLHLCLWTLKKEKVHIVEEPDHPSSLLPPVCHLVEDTYSCQFPEEEHGGKTAEGKLSYCPFVGSH